The following proteins are encoded in a genomic region of Populus trichocarpa isolate Nisqually-1 chromosome 13, P.trichocarpa_v4.1, whole genome shotgun sequence:
- the LOC7477703 gene encoding uncharacterized protein LOC7477703 isoform X1, with the protein MSVTEFAMVEELAFLVKDNLRCKHLVLSMEETFLNFLQDDSSHSDGILELQPMDAYSRLLLHRLADIFGFSHVSIGEGADRHLILERCPETSIPSILVSDILFQFDEPHTLTTSHQLLRRKDAPPVLPATSPPHNAFREREVAYFAARDRIFSRDVGEMKEPIKEKPQKVLVVAHRMIAHALGQNTSLRNQGAAVRDGEGHRVKTKEQHVQEKGKIEPNSSSEAFQGIAFLPDKNINSFGKTKSNNHGSCASSQGQRNSHQVLVERGGTCNISKSQNLTGRNSTKDYSKEEHVGAAKRMFAHALGRHLGDQTTNSDRKRVDD; encoded by the exons atgagcGTGACTGAGTTTGCTAtg GTAGAGGAATTGGCTTTTCTGGTGAAGGATAATCTTCGTTGCAAACATCTTGTCTTGTCAATGGAAGAAACCTTTCTTAATTTCCTTCAAGATGACAG TTCCCACTCCGATGGTATCTTGGAGCTCCAACCAATGGATGCATATAGTCGTCTTCTTTTGCATCGCCTTGCTGATATATttgg GTTTTCTCATGTATCTATTGGCGAGGGAGCTGATCGTCACTTGATTTTAGAGCGGTGCCCGGAGACATCAAT ACCCTCCATCCTTGTTAGTGACATCCTATTCCAATTTGATGAACCTCACACTTTGACAACGTCACATCAATTACTGAGGAGGAAAGATGCTCCCCCAG TGTTGCCGGCAACATCACCTCCTCATAATGCATTCAGGGAGAGAGAAGTAGCTTATTTTGCTGCTCGGGACCGTATTTTTTCAAGGGATGTGGGAGAAATGAAAGAACCCATTAAGGAGAAGCCACAGAAGGTACTTGTGGTTGCCCATCGAATGATAGCTCATGCTTTGGGTCAAAACACAAGTCTGCGGAACCAAGGTGCTGCTGTTAGGGATGGCGAAGGACATAGAGTGAAAACCAAAGAACAGCATGTCCAAGAAAAGGGCAAAATCGAACCTAATTCTAGCTCAGAAGCTTTTCAAGGGATTGCTTTCCTGCCTGACAAAAATATCAATTCGTTCGGTAAAACAAAGAGCAATAATCATGGATCTTGTGCTTCATCACAAGGTCAGAGGAATTCGCACCAAGTGCTGGTGGAAAGAGGCGGCACTTGTAATATCAGCAAATCTCAGAATCTAACAGGTAGAAATAGTACCAAGGACTACTCAAAAGAGGAACACGTGGGAGCTGCAAAGAGGATGTTTGCTCATGCATTGGGACGACACTTGGGCGATCAAACAACAAACAGTGACAGAAAGCGAGTTGATGACTGA
- the LOC7477703 gene encoding uncharacterized protein LOC7477703 isoform X2, translated as MTVPTPMVSWSSNQWMHIVVFFCIALLIYLGFILCVRFSHVSIGEGADRHLILERCPETSIPSILVSDILFQFDEPHTLTTSHQLLRRKDAPPVLPATSPPHNAFREREVAYFAARDRIFSRDVGEMKEPIKEKPQKVLVVAHRMIAHALGQNTSLRNQGAAVRDGEGHRVKTKEQHVQEKGKIEPNSSSEAFQGIAFLPDKNINSFGKTKSNNHGSCASSQGQRNSHQVLVERGGTCNISKSQNLTGRNSTKDYSKEEHVGAAKRMFAHALGRHLGDQTTNSDRKRVDD; from the exons ATGACAG TTCCCACTCCGATGGTATCTTGGAGCTCCAACCAATGGATGCATATAGTCGTCTTCTTTTGCATCGCCTTGCTGATATATttgg GGTTTATTTTATGTGTTAGGTTTTCTCATGTATCTATTGGCGAGGGAGCTGATCGTCACTTGATTTTAGAGCGGTGCCCGGAGACATCAAT ACCCTCCATCCTTGTTAGTGACATCCTATTCCAATTTGATGAACCTCACACTTTGACAACGTCACATCAATTACTGAGGAGGAAAGATGCTCCCCCAG TGTTGCCGGCAACATCACCTCCTCATAATGCATTCAGGGAGAGAGAAGTAGCTTATTTTGCTGCTCGGGACCGTATTTTTTCAAGGGATGTGGGAGAAATGAAAGAACCCATTAAGGAGAAGCCACAGAAGGTACTTGTGGTTGCCCATCGAATGATAGCTCATGCTTTGGGTCAAAACACAAGTCTGCGGAACCAAGGTGCTGCTGTTAGGGATGGCGAAGGACATAGAGTGAAAACCAAAGAACAGCATGTCCAAGAAAAGGGCAAAATCGAACCTAATTCTAGCTCAGAAGCTTTTCAAGGGATTGCTTTCCTGCCTGACAAAAATATCAATTCGTTCGGTAAAACAAAGAGCAATAATCATGGATCTTGTGCTTCATCACAAGGTCAGAGGAATTCGCACCAAGTGCTGGTGGAAAGAGGCGGCACTTGTAATATCAGCAAATCTCAGAATCTAACAGGTAGAAATAGTACCAAGGACTACTCAAAAGAGGAACACGTGGGAGCTGCAAAGAGGATGTTTGCTCATGCATTGGGACGACACTTGGGCGATCAAACAACAAACAGTGACAGAAAGCGAGTTGATGACTGA